The nucleotide sequence ACGACAAAGACCCTGCACAAATCGTCCCTATGAAATACATCGGAAACGGTGCGTGGGAAGTAGTATTGAACGGCAACTGGGAAGGTTGGTTCTACAAAATCAGATACTTCAGCTACGGCGAGTACAGAGAATCGCTTGACTACTTCTCAAAAGCTGTAACAGCAAACTCCAAGAAGAGCGCAATCATCGACTTAAAGAAGACAAACCCACAAGGTTGGCTCGAACACAAAAAGCCACAATTTGAAGACCAGGTCGACGCGATAATCTACGAAATACACATTGCTGATATAACAGGACTTCCAAATTCTGGTGTAAAGAACAAAGCCACATACCTCGGCTTAACGGAAAAAGGCACACGAGGTCCAAACGGCGTAACGACAGGACTTGACCACCTTGTTGAACTCGGCGTAACGCACGTACACATACTCCCAGTCTACGACTTCTGGACAGGCGATGAACTTGACAAAGATTTTGAGAAATACTACAACTGGGGATACGACCCATTCCTCTTCACAGTGCCAGAAGGAAGGTACTCAACAGACCCAATCAACCCGTACACAAGAATCAACGAATTCAAACAAATGGTCAAAGTGCTCCACGAAAACGGTATAAGAGTCATACTCGACATGGTCTTCCCGCACACGTACGGTATAGGCGTGCTCTCCCCATTCGACCAAGCAGTTCCTTACTACTTCTACAGAATAGACCAGACCGGCGCATACCTCAATGAGAGCGGTTGTGGAAACGTCATAGCAAGTGAAAGACCGATGATGAGAAAATACATTGTTGATACGGTAAAATGGTGGGTTGAAGAGTACAAAGTCGACGGCTTCAGATTCGACCAGATGGGATTAATCGACAAAGACACAATGATAGCAGTAAGAGACGCTCTCAAAAAGATAGAACCCGCAATAGTCCTCTACGGTGAACCATGGGGCGGTATGGGAGTATCTCCGAGATTCGGAAAACACAACCTTGGAGGTACAGGAGTAGCAGGATTCAACGACGAGTTCAGAGACGCAATGCGCGGTTCAGTCTTCAACGCAACAGTTAAAGGATTCCTCATGGGCGCGCTTGCAAAAGAAACAGGCATCAGACGTGGTGTTGCAGGTAGCATAGAATACGATGATGTCATAAAGAGCTTTGCAAAGAACCCACAAGAAACGATTAACTACGTAGAAGCACACGACAACCACACGCTCTGGGACAAAAACTACCTTGCAGCTCAGGCAGACACAGCAGTTAAGTGGACAGAAGAAATGCTCAAAGATGCTCAGAAACTTGCAGGCGCAATACTTTTAACATCGCAAGGCGTAACATTCCTCCACGGAGGACAAGACTTTGCAAGAACGAAGAAGTTCGACGAAAACTCTTACAACTCACCAATCTCAATAAACGGATTTGACTACGAAAGAAAAGCGCAGTTCATAGACGTATTCGAATACTATAAAGGGCTCATCGAATTGAGAAAAACACACCCAGCGTTCAGACAGAGAGCAGCAGAAGACATAAAGAAAGTGCTCACTTTCTTGCCATCACCAAAGAAAGCTGTGGCATTCATGCTCAAAGATCCAAAAGATTCATGGAAAGAAATACTCGTAATATACAACGGAGACACAAAAGAACAGACATTCACACTACCAGAAGGCACATGGAACGTTGTGGTTGACAACA is from Fervidobacterium gondwanense DSM 13020 and encodes:
- the pulA gene encoding type I pullulanase, encoding MLRKISVLLLVLFLLTFALAETELIIHYHRWDGNYDGWNLWIWWVEPISKDGAAYQFTEKDDFGVVARVKFPETLTKVGIIVRLNEWVQKDVAMDRFITIKDGKAEVWLLQGIEQIYTTKPDTSPRILFAQARDQYTVEAYLTGQIETTKATAKVTVDGKSLKVARVEKANPTDISKTNHVKVVLAEPIKLEDVNKDIFVEVEGYKPARVVMMEILDKIYYDGPLGFEYTPEKTTIRVWSPVSKTVDVLLYKKWDDKDPAQIVPMKYIGNGAWEVVLNGNWEGWFYKIRYFSYGEYRESLDYFSKAVTANSKKSAIIDLKKTNPQGWLEHKKPQFEDQVDAIIYEIHIADITGLPNSGVKNKATYLGLTEKGTRGPNGVTTGLDHLVELGVTHVHILPVYDFWTGDELDKDFEKYYNWGYDPFLFTVPEGRYSTDPINPYTRINEFKQMVKVLHENGIRVILDMVFPHTYGIGVLSPFDQAVPYYFYRIDQTGAYLNESGCGNVIASERPMMRKYIVDTVKWWVEEYKVDGFRFDQMGLIDKDTMIAVRDALKKIEPAIVLYGEPWGGMGVSPRFGKHNLGGTGVAGFNDEFRDAMRGSVFNATVKGFLMGALAKETGIRRGVAGSIEYDDVIKSFAKNPQETINYVEAHDNHTLWDKNYLAAQADTAVKWTEEMLKDAQKLAGAILLTSQGVTFLHGGQDFARTKKFDENSYNSPISINGFDYERKAQFIDVFEYYKGLIELRKTHPAFRQRAAEDIKKVLTFLPSPKKAVAFMLKDPKDSWKEILVIYNGDTKEQTFTLPEGTWNVVVDNKKAGTKVLYQLSGQIKIPATSALVMYK